One part of the Chthonomonadales bacterium genome encodes these proteins:
- a CDS encoding alcohol dehydrogenase catalytic domain-containing protein: MPETMIAAVLEGVGRLELRELPVPCPGPGEALVRIRSCGFCATDYKAIRGIRRNVRFPLIPGHEPAGVVAAVGRGVAALREGDEVILQPSGYCGLCRWCREGETHYCERAYTTGGDGPDDVRPGSFAEYTVTGVNALHHKPAGISFDAACQAEPVSGAWKGIVQKSEMRVGDDVVVIGTGGIGMYCLMVARAAGAGRLVAVDTSDRARATATRLGATHAIDPSHEDAVEAVRRILPDGPDLVVEAAGPVEAVRLMVRLLRRGTRWNLFGITTHEPFELDGGLMHFLEARMDASFGTTPLAMQRAIRLMDRGLLNPEEAISHRFPLERIHEAVEAMASADRNKVIVNP, from the coding sequence ATGCCCGAGACGATGATTGCCGCTGTGCTGGAGGGCGTCGGCCGCCTGGAGCTTCGCGAGCTCCCGGTTCCCTGCCCGGGGCCCGGGGAGGCGCTCGTCCGCATCCGATCCTGCGGGTTCTGCGCCACCGACTACAAGGCGATCCGTGGCATCCGCCGCAACGTACGCTTCCCCTTGATCCCCGGCCACGAGCCCGCCGGCGTCGTGGCGGCCGTGGGCCGCGGCGTGGCGGCGCTCCGCGAGGGCGACGAGGTGATCCTGCAGCCGAGTGGCTACTGCGGCCTCTGCCGATGGTGCCGCGAGGGCGAGACGCACTACTGCGAGCGCGCATACACCACCGGAGGCGACGGGCCCGACGACGTGCGGCCCGGCAGCTTCGCCGAGTACACGGTCACCGGAGTCAACGCGCTCCACCACAAGCCGGCCGGCATCAGCTTCGATGCGGCCTGCCAGGCCGAGCCGGTCAGCGGCGCCTGGAAGGGAATCGTCCAGAAGTCCGAGATGCGCGTGGGCGACGACGTGGTGGTGATCGGCACGGGCGGGATCGGCATGTACTGCCTGATGGTGGCGCGCGCGGCTGGCGCCGGCCGACTGGTGGCCGTGGACACGAGCGACCGCGCGCGGGCCACGGCGACGCGGCTGGGCGCCACCCACGCCATCGACCCGTCCCACGAGGACGCGGTGGAGGCCGTGCGGCGCATCCTGCCGGATGGGCCCGATCTCGTGGTGGAGGCCGCCGGGCCGGTCGAGGCCGTGCGGCTGATGGTGCGCCTGCTGCGTCGCGGCACGCGCTGGAACCTCTTCGGTATCACCACGCACGAGCCCTTCGAGCTCGACGGCGGTCTGATGCACTTCCTGGAGGCGCGAATGGACGCGAGCTTCGGCACGACCCCGCTCGCGATGCAGCGCGCGATCCGGCTGATGGACCGCGGTCTGCTGAACCCCGAGGAGGCCATCTCCCACCGCTTCCCGTTGGAGCGGATCCACGAGGCGGTGGAGGCGATGGCGAGCGCGGACCGCAACAAGGTGATCGTGAACCCGTAG